From Deinococcus betulae:
ACGTTCTACCGGCCGAACGTCAGTCCCTATGCCGTGGGTGGCACAGGGGCGCCCGCCGCTCCAGTGGTGAACCCCTTTACGGGCAAGGTCACCACCCCCGCCGCTACCCCGCCTGCACCCCGTGGCCCAGCCAGCAGCGCAGCCCTCAAAGCAGAAGCAGCCCGCTTGCTCAAGGCAGAAAAGGACGCCCTGAAGTCCGAGGATGTAGACCGCATCGTGCAGGTGCAGAACCTGCTGGAAGCCTTCGGGAAAGCCAGTCCCCGCGCGGCGGCGGCTCTCGATCTGGTACGCAGTAAGCTAGGCGAAACGAAAAAGGCCACCAGTCAGTTTGGGCAGGGGTTTGACCGACTTTCCCAGCAACTGGAAGACGCAGAGAACAGCTTCAAGCTTGACGACAGCGCCACCGCCTATATCAAGAGTCTTCAGGGCATCAGTGCGGCAGCCCTGAAGGCAGCCACTGCCGAGAAGAACGCCTACGGCGAGACTGAGAAGTACCAGGCGCTGCGCAAACTGGGAGCCGACGTGGCCAGCAAGGCCCGCCAGCAGCAGGAGGGCCTCGACCGCGACGCCGAGCAGACCCAGAAGGAGCGCGAACGCAAGGAGAAAGAGGCCGAGGAGAAGCGCAGGCAGAAGGAGGCCGACGCCAAGGCCAAACGCGAACAAGCCGCCCAGCAACTGCTTGAGCTGAACCGCCTGGTAGGCGAGGGGCGGGTCAAAGATGCCGAGCGCGTGCTAGGCCAGCTCAAAGCCACTCAGCAGGAGGAACTCGACCTCGCGGGCAGCAACGCCAGTGAGCGGCTGGCCATCGTGCAGGAGACGGGGCCGGCCATTCTGGAGGTGGAGCGCCGCCTGGCCCTGCGCGCCCGGTCGCTGGCGGTCAAGGACGCGCAGGTGTGGGCCGACTCAGAAAAAGAGAAGGCCAAAGCCGCCCTGAGTGGGCAGGCCCTGCGTGCCCGTGAGCAACTCATCGAGCAGCAGCGCGTGGCGATGGTAGGGGACGCTTACGAGGACGCCCGCCTCACCATTGAAGGGGCGGAGCGCGCCCAGACCAAAGCCGTCCGCACCGAAACGGCGGCCCGCGCTGAAGCCCTTTCGGGGCTAAAGGCACAGTACGAATCCACGCTGGACGCCTTCGCCCAGCGGCTGGGTGAGGGAACGTTCACCGACGCCGAACTGACCGCCTACTGGCGGGACCTGAACGGGCTCCTGCGGGACGCCACGGCCGCCGGCCTGCAGCTGGACCCGGCGCTGGTGGCGCTACGCAACCGCAGCCGCGCGCTGGCCCAGGAGGCGCCGGGCGTGCGGGCCTGGGCTCAGGCCTTCCAGGAGGCCCAGACCGCCGACGCTGCCCAGTACAGCAACACCGACGCGGTGATGGACTACAGCCTGCGCGCCAGTTATGGCGTGGGCGAGTCGGGGTACCAAGCGGCGTTGGCCGGGTTCGGGGTCCGCAGCCTTGAGCAGCTGGAGGCGTACAACCGCACGGCGGCGGAATCCATGCGGCGGGTGTACGGCGACGTGCTGGCCCAGATGGAAGAGGACATGGCGGCCGCCGCTGAGCGCGCCGTCGCCCTACTGGACTACTACCGCGCCGAAGCGGAGAGGGTCGCGGACGAGGTGGCCACCCAGGCTGATTTGGCCCTGGGCCGAAAGAATCAGGCGGACGGCACCCGCGTGCAGGGTCTGGCCCAGAGCGGGCCGCGCACCCTCCTGAATTTCTTGGGAGGACAGGGCAACGCCTTCTTCGGCGACCGCTATTGGACCGAACTGGGCGAACAGGGCCGCGCCGACTTTATGGCGGCCCTGGACCGCTTTGCCCCCGAGGATTTCAGCAGCCTGGGTGTCTCGTTTCTGCGCGGCATCCGTAACCAGATCGGGGACTCGCCTGAATGGACGGCACTCGTTGAGAAGCTGAGCGGCGGCATCGAGGTCGCTCAGCAGAAAGCGGGCACGGCCGAGGGCATGACCGACCTGGGCAAGGTCTTCGCGCAGTTCCAGGGACTCGACAGCCGGGCCGCCGGCTACGCCGAGACCCTGCGCACCCAGCTGCTGCCTGAACTGGAGCGCATCCGCGACAGCAGCAGTGACGAGTCGGTGAAGGATATGGCGGGCAAAGCCATTGACGCCCTGACCGGCGAGGTGGACGCGGCTCGCCAGCTGGCCGACCTGGCCTTCGACACCCGCCTCTCGGCCCTGGACACCCAGCGGTCGCTGGGCACCCTCTCGGAGCGGGCCTACCTCCAGCAGCGGCAGGTCATCCTGATCGAGCAGGAAACGGCCCGCTACCGACTCGACACCCAGGACAAGACAGGTAAAGCCCTGGAACTGGCCGAGGCGCAGCATCAGCAGCGGCTGGGGCAGATTCTGGCGGGGGGCCTCATCAGCAGCGCCGACCTGACCCGGACGGCGCAGGAAGAACTCAAGCGCGCTCAGGGCGAACTCAATCAGGTGCTGGGCCTGAGCGAACCCGCCTACCAGTCGCAGGTCCGCAGCCTGGAGGAGCTGAAAAAGAAGTACCCGGAACTGACCGCCGAGATTGACCGACTGATCAGCCGCTACAGGGAACTTCAGAAGCTGGACCCCCTGACCCAGGGCCTGAAGACCGCCAGCCAGGTCCTTGGGAAGAACACGCCGCTTCAGGCGGGCCTGAGCGCTGTCACCGATGGTCTGGCCGCTTTCTTCGGGGCCGGCGGGAAGTCCGGGGGCAAAGAAGCCGTCCTGAAAGGCGCAGCCAGCCTCGTGGGCGGCCTGATGGACGTCTTCAAAACCGGGGACGAGGATACCGACCGCGTGGTGGGCACCTTTGTGTCTGGCCTTCAGGGCACGCTGATGCAGCTGGCTCAGGGCAACTGGGTGGGGGCCATCGTGGCGGGCGTGGCCACCGTGGTCAGCACCATCGTGGACATCTTTGTGGGCGGCGCCAACAGCGCCCGGAAGGCCCGTGAGCAGATCGGTGAAGCCACGAAAGGCATCAAGTTCTTCGACACCAGCAGCTATGCGAAGGTCGAGAGCCGGGGCGGCTTCTGGGGCTTCCTGGGCTTCAAGAAGTCCACGATTGATCAGGAGGCCCTCGACATCGCCCGTACGCTGGGCGACGCGCTGTACGAGGCGGTCAGCGGCGGGATGCTGGAAGGCATCAAGGCCGGCAAGGCCAACTTCAGTGACCTGGGCATCGACATGCGCAAGGCCCTCTCTCAGAACATCCTGCAAGGCCTGATTGACGGCTTCCTGCAGGGCGAGGTGATGAAGAACATCGTTCAGCCCTTTCTGGACAAGTTCATCGCTGCTAAGAAAACCGCTGACCCAGCCGACGATATTCGCGCCGCGCAGGAGTTGCAGCAGGCGATTATCAGCGGCAACACGGCGCTCGCCGACTTCTACCAGACCGTCCTCGTGCCCACGAGCCAGCAGCTGGGCGTGTTTGGTGAGGACGGCGCAGGCACGCCGCTGGGCCGCACCGCCTCTGAAGAATTGGGCCTACCGGCCAGCGTGCAGGTGCGCCTGAACACCGATCTGGCCAAGCAGCAGCAGGCCAGCCAGCAGACCCTGGAATCGGCCCGCATCATCGAGCGCGCTGCTCAGGTCTTTGAGCGTGCCACGCAGAACGGTCTCAGTGCCGATGTCCGCATCACCCAACCAGTTCCCGAAATCCGCGTTCG
This genomic window contains:
- a CDS encoding phage tail tape measure protein; translated protein: MVSISTNVGGANIELTANTSRALNAVRDLIRTAQRDLGALTGVKVDAAVRLRGPTRAEAAAALSNVKAEKTVKIVIDSADAATRIGQIRTLLQGLGASVSGLFAINTTGLGAILSATTSMNTQFRTTITELRAVLEEIRRTRPPTGPPSGAGTGAGGSGGSGVLNPYAAQLRALQGDLKSSALNTTQFDAATRALKASIDAEIASLRGLGVLTGQQQAKLDALRVTSGQVAQALNQVGAQAGVQQLGRDLQNVQSQYERGAASLRTYLRELERIRTAGAALSGTLRAGSAEAQALERVMGGLGTATKRINDASLAKLRADLAGARTGFEQAVNAAGRFADKRAAVRAYEDQIRQLEARLRSLGERSNLTVSQLGQINRLTAQLGSQRNALDGLFTPLGLSGGVLNALRMLPQFAAQAGGSLGAAALQASTFASGLSGIGAAAGPAGLAVTAVATAVFALGAAAASTVRAYAPLQDAIQNAKATLGLYGEAGRAAGKQLQALAQDPALAKLGFDSVQAAKAIEELGSRGLETSEILGGGLKTAATLAAASGVKDLSVSAEVLVGTMRAFGIEGAEAAKVPDLLANAANVSALKLDDFRLAIAMGGSAARTANVDLKSFTAVMSLMRDRLIGASDAGTSFKVFTQALTPNSKEAAREMAKIGFNAFDAAGKMKGLRQITAELEQGLTGYTDKQRLATLELIFGSDGVRTATTLLDAYNTTNAQGVRLLDQRTAALDKQGTSDLAAKERTSSLVAAQIELNNKILLLKQRIGETLAPAVEGLIKVFGRFLDDVLEPVVTKLEAFMKLVGSAKTPQELKIALKITPGDDFTTKVLKFLSGGSQELGSLTTPGKGAVGSVLNTFMYGPLGALLKYGSGTAKGVMNALTEGQRRGAAAELRTNLIDSNLIRPLDGPDGAYRQVTAILGNFDHYMRLWQNNLQGGADAVKASLATNLLDPKGAQQAGSLWTSAMIGSLKDVFVSDPKVDSDCAVIASAILKTLGVKIQGAANAGTLAKQVAAVSTRVSQAEAQPGDFVDFSGKGYGAVSGHHSALVVGRDSEGRLLIIQNPGGSRGKDVPTTVSPFEVLPGGTATFYRPNVSPYAVGGTGAPAAPVVNPFTGKVTTPAATPPAPRGPASSAALKAEAARLLKAEKDALKSEDVDRIVQVQNLLEAFGKASPRAAAALDLVRSKLGETKKATSQFGQGFDRLSQQLEDAENSFKLDDSATAYIKSLQGISAAALKAATAEKNAYGETEKYQALRKLGADVASKARQQQEGLDRDAEQTQKERERKEKEAEEKRRQKEADAKAKREQAAQQLLELNRLVGEGRVKDAERVLGQLKATQQEELDLAGSNASERLAIVQETGPAILEVERRLALRARSLAVKDAQVWADSEKEKAKAALSGQALRAREQLIEQQRVAMVGDAYEDARLTIEGAERAQTKAVRTETAARAEALSGLKAQYESTLDAFAQRLGEGTFTDAELTAYWRDLNGLLRDATAAGLQLDPALVALRNRSRALAQEAPGVRAWAQAFQEAQTADAAQYSNTDAVMDYSLRASYGVGESGYQAALAGFGVRSLEQLEAYNRTAAESMRRVYGDVLAQMEEDMAAAAERAVALLDYYRAEAERVADEVATQADLALGRKNQADGTRVQGLAQSGPRTLLNFLGGQGNAFFGDRYWTELGEQGRADFMAALDRFAPEDFSSLGVSFLRGIRNQIGDSPEWTALVEKLSGGIEVAQQKAGTAEGMTDLGKVFAQFQGLDSRAAGYAETLRTQLLPELERIRDSSSDESVKDMAGKAIDALTGEVDAARQLADLAFDTRLSALDTQRSLGTLSERAYLQQRQVILIEQETARYRLDTQDKTGKALELAEAQHQQRLGQILAGGLISSADLTRTAQEELKRAQGELNQVLGLSEPAYQSQVRSLEELKKKYPELTAEIDRLISRYRELQKLDPLTQGLKTASQVLGKNTPLQAGLSAVTDGLAAFFGAGGKSGGKEAVLKGAASLVGGLMDVFKTGDEDTDRVVGTFVSGLQGTLMQLAQGNWVGAIVAGVATVVSTIVDIFVGGANSARKAREQIGEATKGIKFFDTSSYAKVESRGGFWGFLGFKKSTIDQEALDIARTLGDALYEAVSGGMLEGIKAGKANFSDLGIDMRKALSQNILQGLIDGFLQGEVMKNIVQPFLDKFIAAKKTADPADDIRAAQELQQAIISGNTALADFYQTVLVPTSQQLGVFGEDGAGTPLGRTASEELGLPASVQVRLNTDLAKQQQASQQTLESARIIERAAQVFERATQNGLSADVRITQPVPEIRVRARSGALLNG